In the genome of Nonomuraea sp. NBC_00507, the window GTGTTCGCCTTCGACGTGGGTCCCGACCGGCTCGCCGTCGCCCGGGTCGGTCTCGGCGGGGTCATCCTCGACCAACTCGAGACCGTCCGGCGGCGGGGCGCGTTCGAGCTGGAGGAGCTGATCGGCGAGCTGGCCGGGTTCGCCCGCCAGATGCGGCGCAAGACCAGGGACGACACGGTCTGCGTCGGCGCGGCGGCGGCCGTGTCGGGCGGCGTGCGCAAGGCCGACGGCGTGGTCATGTTCGGGCCCAATCTGAAGGCCGAGAAGGTGCCGTTCGGCGAGGAGCTGGGCCGCAAGCTGGGTCTGGGGCTGCCGGTCAGCGTGGGCAACGACGCCAACCTGGCCGCGCTGGCCGAACACAGCCGCGGCGTCGGCGTCGCCGTCCGTGACCTCATCTACCTGCACGGCGACGTGGGGATCGGCGGCGGGATCATCGCGGGAGGGCATCTGCTCGGCGGCCACGACGGCTACGGCGGTGAGATCGGCCACATGGTGGTCAACCCGGGCGGCCGGGCGTGCGGCTGCGGCTCACACGGCTGCCTGGAGGCGGAGGTGGGGGAGCGGGCCCTGCTGGAGGCGGCCGGTCGGTTCGGGGCCGGGCCGCAGGGGCGGGACGCGGTGCGGGCCGTGGTCGAGGCCGCGGACCGGGGGGACATCGTCGCGCAGGAGGCGCTGAGCCGGATCGGCGAGTGGCTGGGGCTGGGCCTCGCGAACCTGGTGAACATCTTCAACCCGGAACTGCTGATCTTCGGGGGGATGTTGCGTGAGGTCTATCTCGGGTCGGCGGCGCAGGTGCGTACGCAGCTGGCCCTGCACGCCATGGCGCCGCAGCGGGAGCGGCTGCGGTTGCGCACCTCGGCGCTGGGGGACGCGGCCACGCTGGTGGGCGCCGCCGAGCTGGCCTTCGCCCACGTCCTCGCCGACCCCCTGGAAGTCCTGGCCCGCGCCAACACCTGATCCTCTCAGGTGACCTTGGCCTTGGTCGCCGTCCACGTGTTGCAGAAGCCCGTGGCCCCGCCCCGATAGCCGCGGTCCTGCCAGAACGCCAGGTTCTTCGGCTTGCCGTGGATCTCGCTCTCCTCGGCCCGCCGGACGGCGTCGATCCATTCCTCCCACTCGATCCCGGGCTTGATCGACTCGAGCGTCGCACCGTAGAAGACTCCGGCGAAGCACTCGGCCTGCATCTCAAGACGATGGCTGAGCAAGGTGCGCGCGCTGCCGGACGC includes:
- a CDS encoding ROK family transcriptional regulator; translation: MRAGPSQEDIRRHNLGALLRHVHLGGPISRAELTSKMGLNRSTIMALTSDLTAAGLVREELPRETGRAGRPSLVVRPESARVYVFAFDVGPDRLAVARVGLGGVILDQLETVRRRGAFELEELIGELAGFARQMRRKTRDDTVCVGAAAAVSGGVRKADGVVMFGPNLKAEKVPFGEELGRKLGLGLPVSVGNDANLAALAEHSRGVGVAVRDLIYLHGDVGIGGGIIAGGHLLGGHDGYGGEIGHMVVNPGGRACGCGSHGCLEAEVGERALLEAAGRFGAGPQGRDAVRAVVEAADRGDIVAQEALSRIGEWLGLGLANLVNIFNPELLIFGGMLREVYLGSAAQVRTQLALHAMAPQRERLRLRTSALGDAATLVGAAELAFAHVLADPLEVLARANT